The following proteins are encoded in a genomic region of Amycolatopsis sulphurea:
- the rimM gene encoding ribosome maturation factor RimM (Essential for efficient processing of 16S rRNA) yields the protein MDVVVGRIAKAHGIRGELAVDVRTDAPQERFAIGAVVATKLRDGSERELTVAAAREHSGRLLVRFEQVLTRDVAETLRGALLTVDTGALPPTGDPEEFYDHELAGLRAELADGTVLGTVAEVVHSPAGELLELDVDGREVLVPFVRAIVPTVDLAGGRVVLEPPEGLLE from the coding sequence ATGGACGTCGTAGTCGGCCGGATCGCGAAGGCGCACGGTATCCGCGGCGAGCTCGCGGTCGACGTGCGCACGGACGCTCCACAGGAGCGGTTCGCGATCGGTGCGGTCGTCGCGACGAAGCTGCGAGACGGCAGCGAGAGGGAACTCACCGTGGCAGCCGCCCGCGAGCACAGCGGGCGGCTGCTGGTGCGTTTCGAGCAGGTGCTCACCCGCGACGTCGCGGAAACGCTGCGTGGGGCTCTGCTCACCGTGGACACCGGCGCGCTGCCGCCGACCGGTGACCCGGAGGAGTTCTACGACCACGAGCTGGCCGGTCTGCGTGCCGAGCTGGCCGACGGCACGGTGCTCGGCACCGTCGCCGAGGTCGTGCACTCCCCGGCAGGGGAGCTGCTCGAACTGGACGTGGACGGCCGCGAGGTGCTCGTGCCCTTCGTCCGGGCGATCGTGCCGACGGTCGATCTCGCCGGCGGGCGCGTGGTGCTCGAACCGCCGGAAGGCTTGCTGGAATGA
- the trmD gene encoding tRNA (guanosine(37)-N1)-methyltransferase TrmD, producing the protein MRIDVVTIFPEYLDPLRAALLGRAIDRGLIEVGVHDLRDWTHDVHRAVDDAPYGGGPGMVMKPEIWGPALDEVCTTATRLVVPTPAGRPFTQEMAHAYAAEEHLVFACGRYEGIDQRVVDDAARRMPVDEVSIGDYVLVGGEAAVLVMVEAVVRLLPGVLGNARSAAEDSFSDGLLEGPSYTRPEVWRELAVPDVLRSGNHAVIDRWRRDQALARTAARRPDLLARLPEGSLDRRDHEVLDRLGGEPGQPPCEPDSAGLP; encoded by the coding sequence GTGCGCATCGACGTCGTCACGATCTTTCCCGAATACCTCGACCCGCTGCGTGCCGCGCTGCTGGGCCGGGCGATCGACCGCGGCCTCATCGAAGTCGGTGTGCACGACCTGCGCGACTGGACGCACGACGTGCACCGCGCGGTCGACGACGCCCCGTACGGCGGCGGCCCCGGCATGGTCATGAAGCCGGAGATCTGGGGTCCGGCGCTGGACGAGGTGTGCACCACTGCGACGCGTCTCGTCGTGCCCACGCCGGCCGGTCGGCCGTTCACGCAGGAGATGGCGCACGCGTACGCCGCGGAAGAGCACCTGGTGTTCGCCTGCGGCCGTTACGAGGGCATCGATCAGCGCGTGGTGGACGACGCGGCGCGCCGGATGCCGGTCGACGAGGTGTCCATCGGTGACTATGTGCTGGTCGGCGGCGAGGCCGCGGTGCTGGTCATGGTCGAAGCGGTGGTCCGGCTGCTGCCCGGAGTACTCGGCAACGCGCGGTCGGCGGCCGAGGACTCGTTCTCCGACGGCCTGCTCGAAGGCCCCAGCTACACTCGCCCGGAGGTGTGGCGCGAACTGGCGGTGCCGGACGTGCTGCGCTCGGGCAACCACGCGGTGATCGACCGCTGGCGCCGGGACCAGGCGCTCGCGCGCACTGCCGCCCGCCGCCCGGATCTGCTGGCGCGGCTGCCCGAAGGCAGCCTGGACCGCCGCGATCACGAGGTGCTCGACCGGCTCGGCGGGGAGCCCGGCCAGCCCCCGTGCGAACCGGACTCGGCAGGTTTGCCATAA
- the rplS gene encoding 50S ribosomal protein L19 — protein MNTLDALDAQSLRSDIPDFRPGDTLKVHVRVIEGNRERNQVFQGVVIRRQGGGIRETFTVRKVSFGVGVERTFPVHSPNLAQVEVFKRGDVRRAKLYYLRELRGKKAKIKERRENRETTAAR, from the coding sequence ATGAACACCCTGGACGCGCTGGACGCGCAGTCACTGCGTTCCGACATCCCGGACTTCCGCCCGGGCGACACGCTCAAGGTCCACGTCCGCGTCATCGAGGGCAACCGCGAGCGCAACCAGGTCTTCCAGGGCGTCGTGATCCGCCGTCAGGGCGGCGGCATCCGGGAGACCTTCACCGTCCGCAAGGTCTCCTTCGGCGTCGGCGTCGAGCGCACCTTCCCGGTGCACTCGCCGAACCTCGCCCAGGTCGAGGTCTTCAAGCGCGGCGACGTGCGCCGGGCGAAGCTGTACTACCTGCGCGAGCTGCGCGGCAAGAAGGCGAAGATCAAGGAGCGCCGCGAAAACCGCGAGACCACCGCTGCGCGCTGA
- a CDS encoding RNA-binding protein — protein sequence MSFLADSLEHLVRGIVDNPDEVRVELLTTRRGRTLEVHVHPDDLGKVIGRGGRTATALRTVMGGIGGRGVRVDVVDTDR from the coding sequence GTGAGCTTCCTCGCCGACTCCCTCGAGCACCTGGTGCGCGGGATCGTCGACAACCCGGACGAGGTCCGGGTCGAGCTGCTGACCACCCGCCGTGGCCGCACGCTCGAGGTGCACGTGCACCCCGACGATCTCGGTAAGGTGATCGGCCGGGGCGGGCGCACCGCGACCGCCCTGCGCACCGTCATGGGCGGCATCGGTGGCCGCGGCGTCCGGGTGGACGTCGTCGACACCGATCGCTGA